The proteins below are encoded in one region of Diceros bicornis minor isolate mBicDic1 chromosome 14, mDicBic1.mat.cur, whole genome shotgun sequence:
- the STMND1 gene encoding stathmin domain-containing protein 1, producing MGCGPSQPAEEQRRVPAPKKGWEEKVKADVGVAHSGENCRPQTEAALPKDPVGSPEGLEKQAQLGSLPGTIPESSPSSSERNGRVNSDLVTNGLIHKPQTLENRERQKSSDILEELIVQGIIQSHSKVFSNGDSYDVMVNTTETPLRKPPARLKKLEIKKEAKDFTMKDAEEKTQAAEERRKAKDEEIRKRLRSDPLLPATNHHSDSAEPGGGEVPLVKEFNPGSCAVFEPSDLQGGKPLKRKKSQSDAPSSDRNNDYEGIGVVESDMSYNQADDVF from the exons ATGGGCTGCGGACCTTCCCAGCCTGCTGAAGAGCAGAGACGGGTCCCCGCGCCCAAAAAGGGATGGGAAGAGAAGGTCaag GCTGATGTCGGTGTGGCTCATTCTGGGGAGAACTGCAGACCCCAAACTGAAGCTGCGCTGCCCAAGGACCCTGTGGGCAGCCCTGAAGGCCTCGAAAAACAGGCCCAGTTGGGAAGCCTACCCGGAACTATTCCAGAAAGTTCCCCATCTTCTAGTGAGAGAAACGGAAGAGTAAATTCAG ACCTAGTGACCAATGGATTAATCCATAAACCCCAAACCCTAGAGAATCGAGAGCGACAAAAGTCATCAGACATCCTGGAGGAATTAATTGTTCAAGGAATAATACAAAGCCACAGCAAAGTATTTAGCAACGGAGACTCATATGATGTCATG GTGAACACAACTGAGACGCCGCTGAGAAAGCCGCCAGCCAGGCTGAAAAAACTTGAGATcaaaaaggaagcaaaagatTTCACAATGAAGGATGCGGAAGAGAAGACGCAGGCCGCGGAGGAGCGCAGGAAG gctaaagatgaagaaataaggAAGAGGCTACGGAGTGACCCACTTTTGCCCGCAACCAATCATCATTCAGATTCAGCTGAACCCGGTGGGGGCGAGGTTCCGCTTGTCAAAGAGTTTAACCCTGGGAGTTGTGCCGTGTTTGAACCATCGGACCTGCAGGGAGGAAAGCCgttgaagaggaagaagagtcaGAGTGATGCGCCCTCAAGTGACAGAAACAACGATTATGAAGGGATTGGGGTCGTGGAGTCAGACATGTCCTACAACCAAGCAGATGACGTATTCTGA